In the genome of Candidatus Zixiibacteriota bacterium, the window GCATCAGGCTTGTTGAATTGGGGTCTTTCGCTGCGTACGAATCTATTATAGCCGCAACCTGCGCGAAGTCGTAATCCTCACCATGTTCGGCCATGTATGCGTTTACTGCGCTGTCGCACTCTGCTATCAGCTTGTTCTCCACGAACAGACTTGCGGTGATTTTGTCGTCATTGTCAGATGTGCTGCATGAGACAATCAGCAACGCTGCCAATGCAGATAGCATGATCAGATACAGACTTTTCACAATCTACTCCTTAGTTGTCGATTTAATGCGGCTAACGAGCCTGCGGTGACAGCCGAATCGGTCAGGCTGGATATTCCACCCTGGCGAACCATTCCAAGCGTATATCGGGGAAGAGGCTGTCTTGCTCCTTGATGTCTCCAAGGTATGTCCAGTCAGATTCGTCAAGTGCCTCGCCTGATCCATATCTGTCAGCCATATCCGCCAGCTTCACAAAAGCGTCGTGATGTTCCGCGAGGCGCATCTCTGCGTAGTCGCGTGCGGCCCATGTCGAAATGAGAAACTGCCAATCGGAAGCAGCTTCAAGCATGAGTTCTCTCGCGGTCTGCTTCAGGATGTCCAGCAGCCTGTCATCCGGTGAGTCAGCATACATGCGGGCAAGCTCCGACATCCTGGCTTCATCTTCATAAATATGCTTCCACGTCCAGGCGGTCCATTCATTCAGCCAGATATAATGATAGCCACCTTCACCCCATGAACCTTCAGGAATCGAGATAACATCCTTCGGTGTATTCTGATCCAGATAGGCTGAGCAGGTAGTAAGTTCAATATCCGCAGACTTGGTTATGTTTCGCATTACCTCTTTCAAGAAGACTACTCCTTCAGACCACCAGTGACCGAACAGCTCTGCGTCAAAAGGAGCACACAGAATACCCCTGCTGCCGGTCTTCTTGTGATGCTCTCGCAGTACGTCGCCGATCATGCCCGCGAAATGGGCTGCATTTTCGGGGATCCTTGCCAGGGCTGCATCAGAATCATATTCGAGTTTATCGGCGAGATCACTCTTCGGGGAGGTCACTTTCCAGTATCTGTGACCACCGGGAAAATGCTTCTTATGGAAGTCTAAGTAATTACCGTCTCCCGGATAGCCATGTTCGCCCGACCACACCTGTAGTCCCGTTTCGGGGTCGCGAGTGAAGATTGTCACCGGTTTCTTGTTTTCGATAGCGGAAGATACCAGATACAACTCCTGAGGATAGCGGTTCGTAACTTCTCCACGTGGCTCATACGATTTCTCGAACTGCCCCCACAATTTCTGGAGCGCTTCGAATCGGTCTATGTAGACGCCGATCGCCTTGCCACCCTTCAGGAGAGCACTATCGATAATAAAGTAGTCAATTCCGTTTTCGGAGAGGAACTCCTCGACGCCCTTTCTGTCGTATGCCTTTTGGCCGATATCAGATTCGACTGGCGGCGACCATTTGTAGCGCGGTCTGTAGGCGCATTCCGGCAGCCAGATTCCGCGCGGCTGTCGGCCAAAGGCATTCTTGTATGATTGCACAGCCTGCTTTACCTGTGCCTGAACGGTTGTGTCATGCGAGAGCAGCGGTAAATAACCATGCGTCGCAGCACAAGTCATGATTTCGATATGCCCTGCATCCTGCAGACGTCTGAATTCGCTGATGATGTCGAAACTATAGCGCTCCTCGAAATGTATCTTAGTGTCGGTAAAAAACTTCTGCCAGCGCTCCGCAAGTTCCGCCATCGACTTCCGGCCATGCTTCCAGAATGTCTCTTTATCAACAACGGCTGCCTTAATCTTGGTCTCGAGGTAATCGTCAAACTCATCTTTGAATCCCTGATGCATGAGCTGCTCGCAGAGTACCGGGGAGATGCCGATGGTTATGTGCGGACTGATGCCCTCACTCACCAGGTCATTGAGCATATCCAGAATCGGTAGATATGTTTCCGAAGCAGCTTCCACAAGCCAGTCGGTTCCGTGTGGCCAGCGTCCGTGAGAGAGTACGTAGGGAAGATGCGAATGCAATACGAATGTGAATGCGCCAATTCCTTTAGCAGCCATCACGAATCCTTTCTATAGAAGAAATATCATCTAGAGTGAAACTTAGTCCTGCTCGGAGTTTTCCTCGCGACCGACTCCGAAGCCGATCACTTTATCATCTTGGCTCTTGATACTGACAGCCCCAAACTTGCTCTCAAAGCCTTTCATTGCCATTTCGAGCGTTTTGAGTAATCCTTTAGCGGTGGCCGGATTAACTATAATTCGCGCATGAATCTTCGCCTTGGTCATACCGGGCGAGAATCGCGCGAAATCTATGATGAATTCATTCGGGGTGAAGTTTATGATCGGAACATTTGAATAGACTTCATCAGGGATAGAATCCCCAAGCTGTACCTGTATTTTCTGCATCGGCTGCTTTTGCATCGAAAATTCCTCCTTGTACTTTCGGGCCAATTTGGATATAATGGCTCGCGATGTCAAGTGAAAAGGCCGATTGCGGCGCAATGGGTGCTTTTAATGGGAGATAGTCCTTGAGAAATCACAACCTGCCCAACTTTGAGCGAATCGAAAAGATCATTGACGGCTGGCAGGAGAAGCAAGTTGTCGTGTTGGGCGACATTATGCTCGATCATTATCTTTGGGGCGTGGTCGACCGTATTTCTCCCGAAGCTCCGGTGCCGGTTGTTAACGTTCAGCGTGAATCGCATCTGCTCGGCGGGGCGGCCAATGTCGCTCTCAATCTGAAGAAGCTCGGATGCAATCCGCTGGTAATCGGTGTAATCGGTGACGATGCCGCCGGCAGTGAACTCAGGAAGATTCTATCCATAACTGGGATCGATGGCAACGGTATCGAGACCGATCAATATCGCCCCACAACGATAAAGACACGTGTAATCGCGAACCATCAGCAGGTTGTACGTGCCGATCGGGAAGATGCGACTGAAATCGATGATGACCTCCAGCGGAGGTTTCTCGGCAAGCTGAAAGACCGGATTGCCTCGATATCGGGGCTGATAATCTCTGACTATGGCAAAGGCATGATTACGAAAGCGCTGCTCGAACAGGTGATTTCGCTCTGCCGCGAGAATGATGTCTTCATAGCTGTCGACCCGAAAGATGTTCATTTCAAGTCATACCGGAAAGTCTCCGTCATTACTCCGAACCATCACGAGGCTGGATTCGCGTTTGGCATGAAGATTCGCGATGAGGCTACTCTTAACGAAGTGGGGGCGGGACTCCTGATTCAGCTCGAATTGGATTCGATACTGATTACTCGGGGGGCTGACGGCATGGCGCTGTTCCTGAACGATGGTTCGAAATATCTCCTTCCGACCGTTGCGCAGAAGGTATTCGATGTTACAGGCGCGGGTGATACGGTCATAGCGACATATTCCTCGGCGTTATCCGGGGGCGCCACGCCATTCGAAGCTGCCTATATCTCCAATCAGGCGGCGGGGATCGTAGTCGGCGAGATCGGCACCGCGCAGGTCGAGGCTGAACAGCTCAAAGAGACCATAGCGGCTCATATCGAGGGGCAGGAATGACAAAGCGAGTCCTCAGCCTGACCGAGATGGTCGCGCTCCGGAAAAAGCTGCGAAGACAGGGCAAGAAAGTCGTCTTCACGAATGGTGTTTTTGATATTCTGCATGTCGGACACCTGAGTCTGCTGGAAAAATCGAAAGATTTGGGCGACATTCTAATCGTTGGACTGAACTCTGACGCATCGACTCGTCGCCTGAAGGGGAATTCGAGACCGCTCGTGCCATTCAAAGATCGTGCACGACTGCTGGCGAGCATCCGCCCGGTCGATTATGTCGTCGGATTCAGCCAGGACACACCGCTTCAGCTAATCAAGAAACTCCTTCCCGACATCCTCGTCAAAGGCGCTGATTACAAGATATCAGAGATCGTAGGCGCAAAAGAAGTGACCGACGCAGGCGGCAAAGTTGTCCGAGTGCGTCTGCTGGCAGGCCGCTCGACGAGCAAACTCGTCGAATTGCTGTAGATCCGGTAGGTCAAAACCCCTGTGGTTTTGACTCTTAATCGTAGGTCAGTGATCCGAAGTCACGCGGAGCGTGACGGAGCGATCCTGACTACTTCCACGGCGCGCAAAGGGAATAGTCAGGATCGCAGGGATCCTGACCTACAGAACTTTTTATGTTGTGCCTAGAGTCTAGAACAGCCATATTTGTAACAAACAAAATCTCTCAAGAACCTAATGAGGTGATGAAGAAATCAATCTGATCCTTTAATCTACAGGATGAAGCGATGAAGAAATATTCTCTGATTGTTGTTCTTGGGCTGATGATGACATCTTCAAGCCTGTTGGGGCAAATATCCTCAGCGCGTGGATCATGGTCACCTCTTGGCACAGGAGTGGATCGTGAGGTGTTTGCAATGACCGTCTATAAAGATAAGCTTATAGTAGGTGGCAATTTCAAGACTGTCGGAGGAGTTGCTGCAAATGGTATTGCCGCGTGGGATGGGAAGACGTGGTCGTCGCTGGGTTCTGAGTTTACGCGTCCTTCAGCCATGGTTGTGTATGATGATCGGCTGATCGTGCCTGGAGTTTTCTATACTGAGGGTGAACTAGCGCATTACAAATTACAAGCGTGGGATGGGAATGAATGGACCACGATGGACATTGGTGCACGGGGGCTGAAATTCGCCCACGTCAATTATCTTGCCGCAGGCGGGGATAGACTAGTCATGTTCGCAGAGATCAAGAACATGGGGGTCTCGGGCGATAAGCTTGTAATGTGGGATGGACATTCTCTGAGCTATTCTAGCGTGGACGGGGATTTTGATGCTCTCGCTGTTTATGGAGACCGGGTGATTGTTGCGCGTGAGAGCGGCTTGAGCAAACATCAGAACAAGGATATGGCGTATCTATCTGCTTGGGACGGGAGGGATTTTTCACCTATTGGTTCGGAGCTGGATGGTAGAGTTTTAAGCATGGTCGTCTTTGATGATCAGCTTATAGTTTCTGGTTATTTCACGACAGCCGGAGGAGTTGCTGCAAATGGCATCGCCGCTTGGGATGGGAAGACGTGGTCGTCGCTGGGTTCTGAGTTCTCAGGCAGGGTGGACTGCATGGCTGTTCACGACGATCGCCTATTTGCGG includes:
- the rfaE1 gene encoding D-glycero-beta-D-manno-heptose-7-phosphate kinase, translated to MRNHNLPNFERIEKIIDGWQEKQVVVLGDIMLDHYLWGVVDRISPEAPVPVVNVQRESHLLGGAANVALNLKKLGCNPLVIGVIGDDAAGSELRKILSITGIDGNGIETDQYRPTTIKTRVIANHQQVVRADREDATEIDDDLQRRFLGKLKDRIASISGLIISDYGKGMITKALLEQVISLCRENDVFIAVDPKDVHFKSYRKVSVITPNHHEAGFAFGMKIRDEATLNEVGAGLLIQLELDSILITRGADGMALFLNDGSKYLLPTVAQKVFDVTGAGDTVIATYSSALSGGATPFEAAYISNQAAGIVVGEIGTAQVEAEQLKETIAAHIEGQE
- a CDS encoding DUF3467 domain-containing protein; translated protein: MQKQPMQKIQVQLGDSIPDEVYSNVPIINFTPNEFIIDFARFSPGMTKAKIHARIIVNPATAKGLLKTLEMAMKGFESKFGAVSIKSQDDKVIGFGVGREENSEQD
- a CDS encoding DUF1957 domain-containing protein codes for the protein MAAKGIGAFTFVLHSHLPYVLSHGRWPHGTDWLVEAASETYLPILDMLNDLVSEGISPHITIGISPVLCEQLMHQGFKDEFDDYLETKIKAAVVDKETFWKHGRKSMAELAERWQKFFTDTKIHFEERYSFDIISEFRRLQDAGHIEIMTCAATHGYLPLLSHDTTVQAQVKQAVQSYKNAFGRQPRGIWLPECAYRPRYKWSPPVESDIGQKAYDRKGVEEFLSENGIDYFIIDSALLKGGKAIGVYIDRFEALQKLWGQFEKSYEPRGEVTNRYPQELYLVSSAIENKKPVTIFTRDPETGLQVWSGEHGYPGDGNYLDFHKKHFPGGHRYWKVTSPKSDLADKLEYDSDAALARIPENAAHFAGMIGDVLREHHKKTGSRGILCAPFDAELFGHWWSEGVVFLKEVMRNITKSADIELTTCSAYLDQNTPKDVISIPEGSWGEGGYHYIWLNEWTAWTWKHIYEDEARMSELARMYADSPDDRLLDILKQTARELMLEAASDWQFLISTWAARDYAEMRLAEHHDAFVKLADMADRYGSGEALDESDWTYLGDIKEQDSLFPDIRLEWFARVEYPA
- the rfaE2 gene encoding D-glycero-beta-D-manno-heptose 1-phosphate adenylyltransferase, whose translation is MTKRVLSLTEMVALRKKLRRQGKKVVFTNGVFDILHVGHLSLLEKSKDLGDILIVGLNSDASTRRLKGNSRPLVPFKDRARLLASIRPVDYVVGFSQDTPLQLIKKLLPDILVKGADYKISEIVGAKEVTDAGGKVVRVRLLAGRSTSKLVELL